The DNA region TTTCCCAGTGCAGTGAATTTAGCTAGTCTTATTTGCACGGAAGTAAAGGAATCTAATTCTTAGGAATAGAAAAGTCTAACTAAAGGAGATCGATTCAAGCTTAAAGTGTTGCTTGTAGAAAGAAGATAAAGATCAGAACAATCTAATACTCACCTGGACATGATCGAgaactccatctccattaataTCAGCATGGAGGCCACCTTCTTGCAGGTGAAGCTAATAAGATTTTAAACATATTTACTCATCAAAAACCGCACAAGCTAAGATCAATATGCAAACAGTTTGACCTAAATGATGATCATTGAGATAAGGCAAGAGAAGGTAGCTTGCTACAGTTGCTGCATGCAACTTTGAGATTTTAATGAACACAGAACGCATCACACGCAGAGAGTAGTTAGATTACAAGGGTAAAGAAACAACTGCAGCCAAAAGAAATACATGTAGATCAGATAGGAAAAGTTCAATTTTGAACTACGAGACACTCCAGCAGCTCCATATTCGAAGATCAGTCTTCaaattgatttatttaattcGCAACCATGCCAAACATTATTCAACATATGCTGAAATTACATGACATTTCATGTCATAAGGTTTTGTCATTACCTTACAAACAGTCCGACCAGAGGCCAAATGAACAGCTTCTATCCCTTCTTTCTGATGAGCCACAACAACATTTGGGACCCACCAGAGCTGTGTGTGGTTTGTTATTGTAGGGATGTATTGTGGTAGCTGCACCAAATAAGGAAAAGTATAATTACATACAATTTGAAGAGTGCATCAAAAGATTTAAAGAGGCAATTTGTGGGGATGTATTCAACGCATGTCTAAAGATTTAAAGAGGTATCATCCCTAACAATTATGCTGGGGGCAGAATTAACAGAAAGAATTGCAGGTCAGTTAGGAAAAGAGAGTTCAGGAGAAGGTTGCTACTGTGCAATGGCCAATATGTGCATACATCCCACACCTGCCGGGGGGAAGGGGTGCGAAGGCGTGGGCGTGGGCGTGGGCGTGGGTGTGGGCGTGGAGGTGGGTGTTTGTCTCTGGTTAGGATAATGAGGATTAGAGCAGATAAAAGCTACCAGTCTCAACAATCAATCAAGGATCATATTTTACGGAAGAAGAAATATAAGCAATATATGGTAAGACCAAAGAAGAGAGCTCATGATGTGTACGAAGCTTTTTCTACAAAGATATGGAGCCATACATTTACTCCAAAGACAAGCTGAACATAAGCAGTGATTTAGATCTCTTTTAATCTAACTTTTTGTCCTCTTTCTCCCTTGAAGAAGTCTATACCAATTCAGAGGATTaatattctttaattttagaaaGAATGGCTTGGCAGGacttttttttcacttataaAAAGGACCTGATGTTTCGCACTTCTACTATGTCAATCTGTAATGCTGGTCATTCTATCAGAGTCCTACAAGGTGCACCAAGTTTGGATTAGACTGCCTCTGAACTCAATGATCCAGTCAATAACTGTGCAGCATGAAGTTATACAACAGAAAGAGAAACTGTGTCCTAGCATGTAGCTTACCTTCTTAGGTTTTGACGAACGAGCATAATCTGTAGCTTTTGCAATGATCTTTGACAATTTCTTCGATGAGTCCTTTCCTGGTGGATTGTTTTCCTCAGGCTTGTGATATGGATAGGTAGTAGTTTTTCCAGCTACTTTCTTCACTGTTTTCCTTTTATGCCGTCTGAAATGCGCTAGCTTCAAGAGAGTATCTTCTCTCCTATCCTAATAAACAGAAATTGGAAAGTGACTACCATCCAAAAACAGGGCAATAAACAAATAGCACAATAATTGCTGAGCAAAAAGTAAGATAATTATCTACCCAGTGATGAGGCATAACTCCCAGAATTGATTCTCTAAATTCCCTGCATTCATACTGCAATAGAAAAGAACCAATTATGAATTAGCAATATGGGACAAGTTCCCCATTGCACAtggtatctttttttttttttagtagtAATGTTATAAGACAATGTTATcttaagaagaagaagacaagcCACCAAAATGATCGTGTGCAGTAGCAGGCACACAGCTATGCACATAAGCATTTAAATTTCCTCTCATAAATCTTAGAGGTGACTCATTAAAGAGGTATTTATGACTATTGCATTAAGATGAACTTTCACTATTTCAGCTGCTACCATGCATATATAGAATTGGAGACCAAATGGTTGTTGCTACATCTTTTTCCGACTATATCGATAATAGGAGTGTGAAGCCCCTATACAGCAGGACATatccatatacatatatatattttcattcgCAAAAGGTTATTGGGTTAAAAGAGTTGATCGAATCTTAAATGGCAAGTTGAATTTCTGAAAACATTTGATAGCCACGTAAGAGACAAGTTCAGTGAGAAAGTCCAACAAAACATACTAGCAAGTTGAGTTTGATAATTCAAAAGGCTGAAATCAGAGGACAAGCATAAGCATGATGCATGAAAGggagcagtaaatgctaggtgATTTAAACCATCACTACCTCAATACCACTTATTTCTGCTAGAAGCTATTACACTAGAAGGGAGACCACACCCTTAAGCAAGCAAAAACAGATCAAGAGGATCCAAAGATTACCTCTCCAGGATGACGACTGTTCAGAGCATGAACATCAAGCTTATAATTATGCTGCGGAATCAACTGTGATGGATCTGAAGAATGTGCTTCAACATTCTAAGCAGCAAAAcaatattataagtaaatttaAATTAGAATTACAACAGTTACAAAAGCAACTACTAATATGATAAGCACGCCATGTACATTTAGAAAATCATAGGCCTGGCCATCCTTTCATTACAAAACTAAAGTTAGAGTGAGGGAGGATTAGAATGCAAACTGCCATGTTTTGAAGATGGGAAACATTGAGAGAGTATATACTTTGCGCTAAGACAAGAATGATAAATATGGTGTTTCAGTTCTATTGCTTCTTCTAAGCCCGTCGATTATCTTTTTTGAGCTTTCTCATTTCCACAACATATGGCTTAACTTAACCTGCTGCCAGGGAATTGATTAAAACATAGTTCATATAACAGTCAACTACCCCGAATggagattcttttttttttctttttttcttttttctttaaagcTCCTATACATGCTCTTATTCTTTTAAGGTGATCTGGGCACATGAAGATACAAAGCTGCCAAAAGAAGATACCTATTCACGATAGCAAATGAACATTTGTAAGGGTGATGAAAGATGACTAGGATGAAAACATAAATTCAGGGACTTCAGGAATGCCATTGCTCAAAAGAGCAGATCTGTCTAGAAGAATTTATATACTTTATACTCTAAAGTCTAAATGTCTAATTGCTGCCAAACATCATAATTCTTGTCATTTCgtaaaacaaatgaaatacGAGTACTAATCAAGGTCGTAGAACAGAAAACTTACTTCATTCTTCCTAGTCCAACGAATCGCTCCTGATCGGCCATCAAATGCGTAAAATGCAAAGTGGCGTAAATCCATAATTCCAGAGTTTTCATTAGCCTAAATATTGTACGATAAGTCAGAGAACATCgtaattttaaattacatAACTCCACGAAGCTAAGAAATCAAAATGGCCAAGCAAGAAGCATTAAATAATGCTAGTacgaaaaagaagaaaaatgctACTAACTTATATGGTTGTCCCAACTGCTTACAAGTCATTAATACAGCAGATCTAATTGCTTCTCACAGAAATTATCATGACCAAacaaaacatgaaaaaaacTGAGAAAATGAAATGGCTATACCTCTTTCTCGGTGGCGCTTCTCCTATGCCGTTCTGCGTTATTTTCTGCTACCCCAATTTCTTCAAACGGATCCAACTGAATCTATTCTAacagaaaatttcaattttcacaaATCTATCAAAAAATTCTAGCAGATGATCAAcggttgaaaataaaaaaatcggcTGGACAATTATGTAAAAGGACTCTGGTTATAAATCTCTATAGCCAGTAAAGGAGTTCAGAAATCTAATCAACACCTCATGTAACAGATAATTCTGTAACACTTCTGATTTGAGGTTGCTTAGGTCTAGAGTTAGtttcttaattatattgaGGGAAATTCTTTGACTTAAGCTCCAACCCTATTTTGTCTTTTCTGAGTGTGTCGTACTCGTGTCATACTCCAGTTCATTTATGTCgtatttcaaaaaatagatTCTTCAAACAGTCGACTGCTTGTGCGTACTGTCGGTTGCATCACGTCTTTTTGTACACAATGCAACCGACAGTACGCACATGCAATTGACTATCTGAAGAGACTGCTTTTCGAAATACAACACAAATGAACTGGAGTACGACAcgctcaaaaaagaaaaaatggagcTGGAGATCCAGCCACTTGAGTGAAGAATTTCTCTTATTATTGATCATTATCTAGTATAAAAGAGAAACTAACATTGGGCTGCATGCCAACATTCTAACTACCAGTCGCTGCtctagaagaagaaaatgatgaGGAAGAAACATACATGTGGCTGCACCTCCATCCTTCCCCCAACAATGACCAATCCGGAATCTCCATGCTTAAGTGTATAGTTGCTGATTGAAATTGCAATCTCCCTGTGGTGAGCATTATGTGGAAAATCCTCCTAAAAACAATTCCCAGACAAATAAGCTGTCCTGAGTAACATGCTAATGAAGCTTTAACTCTTGGCAACAACCTCCATTACATTCTTGAAAGACAAATACCTGCATATTAACTTCCCATAGTTTTTTCAAATTGTGATCAAAACACATCACAGACCATCCTGAGGTGACCACTACCAAGACTTGCTTCTGCGGTTGTCCATGTCTATAAGAGCGATCAACGACACCTGTTGCCATGGCTACAGGACGTCTCCCTGATGCGATACGGATCTTATCCGGCAACAAAGTCACCTCCGCCAGGACCCGTGCTTCACTGAATCCCTCATCCACCCGCCTGGCATGGGGTTCCAATATCTAGAACACAAAGCGAAACAAGCCAAAACAGATTATTTGTTATATTAGCAACAGCATGCATATTTCAGCTATTCCTGCTAGTGCAAAAAACAGGTTGAACAGATCCTCTGAAAAGAAGAGTACCATATGGAAATTAACGAAGTTTCTAGTATAGAAACTAGTTTCAGTAGTGGACTTCCGGCCTAGGTGCTATGATTTCCAGACCCGGTTGCCAAATTCATGACCTTTGCAAACACTTTCTTTTCACACACCACTGAGACACCATTTCTCCCCACAAGATTCAGACTTTAGCTTTTAGTCGACTTAGATCTTGAATTTAGCTTCGAACAGACAAACGAGGGAACAAGTCATTGCAAGAGCTGGGGGGCAAAGCGCCCAAAGACCTTCCGATCAATGGTAAATTAAGGACAGAGGTGCGGGGCACGTGGTCCTATAGAAACTAAAGCGAAGTGCAACGACTCAAATGGTCGTAGCACAAATGCATGAAGAGAAGCTAAGTGATAAGAGCAAGATAAACgaaggaaatgaaaaataaaagataaaaaaccTGAATTTTAGCATCGTGAGTGGCCACGAGGACCTCCTTCTTCCCATCGCCGTTGAGGTCAGCGACGAGGGGCGGAGGCAGACGCTCAGCCTCATACTTGATCGGATACTCATCCGAAAGATGTAACCAAGCCTCCCTGAACGAGAAATCGCCTTCATGCTGCATCGTAGGACACGAAATCAATTCatacagcagcagcaacaatCATCAAGAGACTGAGAGAACAAACGGAAAATTGAGCTGATTCTGAGAATCGAGGAGGAGGGAGAAACGCACCTGGAGGGAGAAAAAGATGGCGAAAGCGGAGAGCATGAGGATGGCCAAATCTCGCTTCCTCATCCTCGGAGCTTCCGCTTCTTCCTTGACTCGTCGATGGTGACGATCAGTGGAGAATTCGGTGAACGCGTCGGACTGATTCCGTCCTTCAGCTCAGCTCacaatcgagagagagagagagagagattggacTAGCGGAGTCTGCAGAAGTCCAAACCAGTTGGGCAACTGAATTAATGGGCTTGGGCCTTCGGGTTGCCCGGTCGGCCCatttaagttttgtaaatCCGAATGGGAAATCGACTTCGGTGCAAGTCGTGTCGTGCTATTTACGGGGCACCTCGTACGATCCGTTGGGGGAGCCCTGATGAATAAGCACTCGAAGCATGATATGTCGTTTTTATATGACCATGGGACACGAGTGGTTAGATCAAATGTGGCGCGAaatggaggaagaggagagacgGAGGAGACAAGTGCCGTGTAGATCAACGATCAAATGTGGAGGAGGCTTGTTCGTTAACGTCACTTCTAGTGGGACTAGAGTGGACGGCTGTTGCGATGAAGTGTCATGAGATAACAGTCGAAGTCCGATCACCAACATTTTCATGAGCATGTTCTGTTATGAGTCTTATGTTGATCTAACGATCCTAAGAGAGTAACAAACGATTTATATGGATTAGATTAAGAATATcgtgacttttttttttagtatgaATTCTGATATCCAAAAATCCAATTGGGTTACAATTAATTTAGTAAAATCAGGTTAATCCACTAAGAGATAAAGCTCTCATGGcgtgaattttttacattcacaatTACTTTTAAATAGCaaatcttaaatttttattatttgagaaataaaaataaataaattaactgTAAAGTaaatcatatttatatatggtaTTGTATTTAGGAGTGTTTATTATTTGAAACATTCTTGAAAGTACATTTTTAAGAatgttttgaaaaataataaggtTTTTATCGTTTAGTAAAAAAACttgttatttaataataatgttattatattcaaaataatttgttttacaaaatctatatatatatatatatatatcttataaaaacaaaaaaaaattatagacaAATATCCGACTCATAGTGACGTGACATTTCGATTGACTTATGCAATTGGCCCCTTTTAAGGGACCTCCTTAGAAGTTTATCTCTTACATAAATGTTACTAATATCTAAATTCTAGAAAAACCTTCCTAgcgaaaataaataaaaaataaaatccataAAACCCTCCCCTCCCTCCATGGAGAAATGGAAACGGCTAACGGCCCAAAGGAGACATATGCTCTATCAAAATTTGCCGGGAAGCAACCGCCACCGGCCGAACAGTAATACATCCATCTCCGATGCTGCGCAGCCCCAAATACACCCCTCGCTGGCTCATTCCTTCGACTCCACTATTCCGACGGCTCCTTTCCGATTTCGCCCTTCATCAAGCTCGTAAAAGCTCCGACGAGGAGGATGATCCCAAGTACAGGATCAGAAAGCAGGACCCAGAAGGCCAATACCTGCATCTGCACAAAAGCAAGGGCCAGCACATCCTCACAAACCCGCGAGTCCTCGACGTCATTGTCCGAAGGGCTGGTGTTGGACCCACCGATACAGTCC from Punica granatum isolate Tunisia-2019 chromosome 3, ASM765513v2, whole genome shotgun sequence includes:
- the LOC116199188 gene encoding uncharacterized protein LOC116199188 — translated: MRKRDLAILMLSAFAIFFSLQHEGDFSFREAWLHLSDEYPIKYEAERLPPPLVADLNGDGKKEVLVATHDAKIQILEPHARRVDEGFSEARVLAEVTLLPDKIRIASGRRPVAMATGVVDRSYRHGQPQKQVLVVVTSGWSVMCFDHNLKKLWEVNMQEDFPHNAHHREIAISISNYTLKHGDSGLVIVGGRMEVQPHIQLDPFEEIGVAENNAERHRRSATEKEANENSGIMDLRHFAFYAFDGRSGAIRWTRKNENVEAHSSDPSQLIPQHNYKLDVHALNSRHPGEYECREFRESILGVMPHHWDRREDTLLKLAHFRRHKRKTVKKVAGKTTTYPYHKPEENNPPGKDSSKKLSKIIAKATDYARSSKPKKLPQYIPTITNHTQLWWVPNVVVAHQKEGIEAVHLASGRTVCKLHLQEGGLHADINGDGVLDHVQAVGGYGAEQTVVSGSMEVLRPCWAVATSGVPVREQLFNVSICRHSPLNLFQYGDIVRNFGRAHDLNSLEVATPILIPKNDGHKHRRGSHGDVVFLTNRGEVSCYKPGIHGHDAIWQWQLQTGATWTNLPSPSGMMEGGNVVPTLKPFALRSHDAQEFILAAGDQEAVVLSSGGSIQATIDLPAPPTHAIVMEDFSNDGLTDLILVTSNGVYGFVQTRQPGALFFSTLVGCLIVVMGVIFVTQHLNSIKGKPRASSGTH